The Bemisia tabaci chromosome 8, PGI_BMITA_v3 genome has a segment encoding these proteins:
- the Fs gene encoding follistatin isoform X2: MLVEAGLCWEASANGKTCLGVDIIYTNVSKETCCSARPGTMSYWSSKSYSNSTLFLHIHMDSNHPCTPCKDSCSDVNCGEGRKCVRRYNGSVKCVCAPECRKINAQIKGPVCGSDGRSYRTVCRLEKRACRTRNRTLQVVYPGFCQSSCDKVPCPDNTFCLLDQNLTPHCVNCTKSCPPANEPICGVDGVTYESECHLQEASCRKGKAISKAYQGKCKKTAKCRNIQCPEQYKCLVDMYTGSPRCVRCSLWKMKLRESLNGGGSGGGGGGGGSAVISNSLVPSVNRGGFFCGTNNITYSSQLQMVKDACATGYVIEIKHLGRCRSGFSSPIKFRAR, from the exons CCGGATTGTGTTGGGAAGCCTCAGCAAATGGTAAAACGTGCTTAGGAGTAGATATAATATACACGAACGTATCAAAGGAGACGTGCTGTAGTGCGAGACCGGGGACTATGTCATACTGGAGTTCCAAAAGTTACTCCAATTCAACTTTGTTCCTGCACATTCACATGGATTCCAATCATCCTTGCACTCCATGCAAAG ACTCCTGCTCGGACGTGAACTGCGGGGAGGGCCGTAAGTGCGTGCGACGGTACAACGGCTCGGTGAAGTGCGTATGCGCGCCCGAGTGCCGGAAGATCAACGCCCAGATCAAAGGCCCTGTCTGCGGCTCCGACGGCCGCTCCTACAGGACCGTCTGCCGCCTCGAGAAGAGGGCCTGTCGCACACGCAACAGAACTCTCCAGGTCGTCTATCCCGGCTTCTGTCAAA GTTCATGTGATAAGGTCCCGTGTCCAGACAACACGTTCTGCCTGTTGGATCAAAATCTGACGCCGCACTGCGTCAACTGCACCAAGTCCTGTCCACCGGCCAACGAGCCCATCTGCGGGGTCGATGGCGTCACCTACGAGAGCGAGTGCCATCTCCAGGAGGCCTCTTGTCGCAAGGGCAAAGCCATCTCCAAAGCATATCAAGGAAAGTGCAAAA AGACGGCCAAGTGTCGGAACATCCAGTGCCCGGAGCAGTACAAGTGTCTGGTGGACATGTACACGGGGAGCCCGCGGTGCGTGCGCTGCTCGCTCTGGAAGATGAAGTTGAGGGAGAGCCTCAACGGGGGTGGAagtggcgggggcgggggcggcggcgggAGCGCGGTGATCAGCAACAGCCTCGTGCCGAGTGTCAACCGGGGTGGCTTCTTCTGCGGCACCAACAATATCACCTACTCCTCCCAGCTCCAGATGGTCAAGGACGCCTGCGCCACCGGTTACGTCATCGAAATCAAGCACCTCGGACGTTGTCG GTCCGGGTTTTCGTCTCCTATCAAATTCCGTGCTAGATGA
- the Fs gene encoding follistatin-A isoform X1, producing the protein MLVEAGLCWEASANGKTCLGVDIIYTNVSKETCCSARPGTMSYWSSKSYSNSTLFLHIHMDSNHPCTPCKDSCSDVNCGEGRKCVRRYNGSVKCVCAPECRKINAQIKGPVCGSDGRSYRTVCRLEKRACRTRNRTLQVVYPGFCQSSCDKVPCPDNTFCLLDQNLTPHCVNCTKSCPPANEPICGVDGVTYESECHLQEASCRKGKAISKAYQGKCKKTAKCRNIQCPEQYKCLVDMYTGSPRCVRCSLWKMKLRESLNGGGSGGGGGGGGSAVISNSLVPSVNRGGFFCGTNNITYSSQLQMVKDACATGYVIEIKHLGRCRYEGPGFRLLSNSVLDEDGSLSGFF; encoded by the exons CCGGATTGTGTTGGGAAGCCTCAGCAAATGGTAAAACGTGCTTAGGAGTAGATATAATATACACGAACGTATCAAAGGAGACGTGCTGTAGTGCGAGACCGGGGACTATGTCATACTGGAGTTCCAAAAGTTACTCCAATTCAACTTTGTTCCTGCACATTCACATGGATTCCAATCATCCTTGCACTCCATGCAAAG ACTCCTGCTCGGACGTGAACTGCGGGGAGGGCCGTAAGTGCGTGCGACGGTACAACGGCTCGGTGAAGTGCGTATGCGCGCCCGAGTGCCGGAAGATCAACGCCCAGATCAAAGGCCCTGTCTGCGGCTCCGACGGCCGCTCCTACAGGACCGTCTGCCGCCTCGAGAAGAGGGCCTGTCGCACACGCAACAGAACTCTCCAGGTCGTCTATCCCGGCTTCTGTCAAA GTTCATGTGATAAGGTCCCGTGTCCAGACAACACGTTCTGCCTGTTGGATCAAAATCTGACGCCGCACTGCGTCAACTGCACCAAGTCCTGTCCACCGGCCAACGAGCCCATCTGCGGGGTCGATGGCGTCACCTACGAGAGCGAGTGCCATCTCCAGGAGGCCTCTTGTCGCAAGGGCAAAGCCATCTCCAAAGCATATCAAGGAAAGTGCAAAA AGACGGCCAAGTGTCGGAACATCCAGTGCCCGGAGCAGTACAAGTGTCTGGTGGACATGTACACGGGGAGCCCGCGGTGCGTGCGCTGCTCGCTCTGGAAGATGAAGTTGAGGGAGAGCCTCAACGGGGGTGGAagtggcgggggcgggggcggcggcgggAGCGCGGTGATCAGCAACAGCCTCGTGCCGAGTGTCAACCGGGGTGGCTTCTTCTGCGGCACCAACAATATCACCTACTCCTCCCAGCTCCAGATGGTCAAGGACGCCTGCGCCACCGGTTACGTCATCGAAATCAAGCACCTCGGACGTTGTCGGTATGAAG GTCCGGGTTTTCGTCTCCTATCAAATTCCGTGCTAGATGAAGACGGGTCCCTGAGTGGATTCTTTTGA